A segment of the Leptospiraceae bacterium genome:
CTACAGGAATATCACCTTCACCCATTTTTCTTCTAGTTTCTAGAAGTTTGACAAGCTTCGGATTAATTGTAAAACCTTCAGGAATCGTAGTCATAGCTTTGAGGATACTATTGAGTTGACTCTTGAGTAATTTTGTAGCAGGCTCTGAGTCTAACGGTTCCTTAGAAAGATTTGCCCAAACACCTTGCATAGTATCTACTTGAATTTTTATGTCTTTCTTTTTTGTTTCATTAAAAGAGTCTTCGAGGTTTGATCCGACTTCTTCCTTAATTGCTTCCAATTCTTCCTTATTTACTATACCTTCTTTTAAGAGAGCTTGTTCATATAAAAGTGCTGTCGGTGGATGGCTTTTAATTATATTGTACATATGCGGTTGTGTGAATGCAGGTTCATCCATTTCGTTATGTCCAAGTCTTCTGTAACAAATTAAATCAATGATTACATCTTTATGAAATTTTTGTCGAAATTCATGAGCAAGTTTTACGACACGAAAAGCTGCTTCTGGATCATCTCCATTTACGTGAAAAATTGGGATTTGAAACCCCTTCGCTAAATCAGTGGCGTATAACGTAGACCTAGACTCACTAGGAAGAGTAGTGAATCCAATTTGATTATTGATAACGATGTGAAACGTTCCACCAGTAGTGTAACCTTCTAAGTTCATTAGATTCAATGTTTCCGCAACGACTCCCTGTCCAACAAAAGCCGCATCACCATGAATAAGAATTGGCATATATTTTTCTCGCGAAAAATCTTTATTTAGAGTTTGTCTCGCTCTTACACTTCCGGTTACTACTGGATTAACCGCTTCTAAGTGACTCGGATTAAATGCTAGGGAAAGTTTTACTTCTTTTCCTGATTCCGTTTTTATATTATTAGAATAACCTAAGTGGTATTTAACATCTGCGTAACTTTCTGTTTCTGAACCAATTTTTTCTTCGAACTCAGCAAAAATCAAACTTGCAGGTTTTTGTATTGTGTTTACTAAAACGTTTAATCGTCCTCGGTGAGCCATGCCAATAATTAAAGCTTCCATATTGTATCGACCAGCTTCTTCAACTACAACATCGAGCATTGGAATCATTGTTTCTCCGCCTTCGAGAGAAAATCTTTTTTTACCAACAAATTTTTTGGCTAAAAACTGTTCGAAATAATCTGCTTTATATAGTTTTCTAAAAAGTCTTAACTTTTGGTTTTTATCTAATGGATAGGAATTGGCAGTGGATTCCATTTTATTTTGTATCCATTCTCTTTCCTCATCATTTACAATGTAGTATTGTTCTGATCCGATGCTACCGCAATATGTTTTTTCATACCAATCGATTACGTTTTTTAATTTTGTTTTTCCGAGGGCAGGAATACCAGATTCTACAGTAGTTTCCAGATCTTCCGGTTTTAAATTTGCTAATTTTTGATCAATAAATTTACGATCTGGTTTTAGAATGCCCAATGGATCAAGGTTAGCCGCTAGATGTCCCTGCCTTCTATAAGCATTTAACAGATTCATCAGTCCCATTTCTTGAAAATTAGAAGCATTTGTATCTTTAAAGAAACTAGCAGAAGTGGATGTTCCGTTTTTGCCGTTTACTCCATTTCCAAAATTTACTCCGTTATCAAGTTCTCTAAAAAAGTCTTGCCAATCTTTTTCTACACTAGAAGGATTTGCTTTGTAATTTGCATACATCTCTTCGAGTAACTCAGTATTATCCGCGTATAAAGCCATTGTCCCTAAATTAACCATTAAAATATCTCCTATTTAACTATGAATTGACCATTTATCAACGGCCATTGCTGCTTCCCTCACAACTTCCGAAAGAGTAGGGTGTGCATGACATGTTCTTGCCAAATCTTCTGCAGATGCACCAAATTCAAATGCAATAGCAGCTTCAACAATCATATCCGATGCTCGAGGTCCTATAATATAAAGACCTAATAATTTATCGGTCTTTTTATCTGCTAACACTTTGACTTGCCCATCCGTTTCGGCCATTGCTTTGGAACGCCCATTTGGTTTAAACATGGATTTTCCAACTTTGTATTCGATACCTTGGGCTTGTAACTCTTCTTCGCCAAGACCAACCCAAGCTACTTCAGGCCAAGTGTATACAATCCATGGAATAGCATTGTAATTAACATGGCCAGATTGACCAGCAATGATCTCTGCAAGTGCGATACCTTCATCTTCTGCTTTGTGTGCAAGCATAGGTCCATCAATTACGTCGCCTATCGCATAAATATTCGGGATTGAAGTTTGATAATTGTGTGGGTTAACTTCAATTCTACCTCTTGGTGTGAATTTAATTCCAAGTTCTTTTGCACCTAAATTGTCAGCATACGGGCGTCTACCCACAGCAAGCAGCACTACATCTCCATCGATTTGTTTTGCCTTGCCTTCGGAATCTTGAATATTTACGATTACTTTATCCTTTTTCTTTTCTGTTCCTGTAACTTTATGTTCAAACATAAAGTTAATTCCTTGCCCTTCTAAAAGTCTTTGTGCATAAGAAGACATTTGTTTGTCTGCTGTACCAAAAAGTCTAGACTGTAGTTCTACAACAGTCACTTTTGCACCAAGTCGAGACCATACGGAACCAAGTTCAAGTCCAATTACGCCTGCACCTATTATAATTAAATGTTTGGGAACGTTCGGTAAATTGATCGCATGATCAGAGGTTACTACTTGTTTGCCATCAATCTCAAATCCTGGAATCTCAATTGGGGTAGATCCCGTTGCAAGGATAATATGTTTTGATATGATTTTTTCAATTCCTGTTTCTGAAGTAATTTCGATCTCTGTATTTGATACAAGTTTACCATGACCCAAAAAACGTTCAATTTTGTTTTTTTTCATTAGGTAATCTACGCCTTCAGTTACTTCTTTGACTACTTTGTCTTTACGCTCTAAAAGTTTTTTTAAATCTAACTTTACTTCCCCAACATTTATTCCATGGTCTGCTAGTTTATGTTTTGTTTTATGGTATTCTTCCGAAGAATCAAGGAGTGCTTTCGAAGGAATACAACCTACATTTAAACAGGTTCCGCCTAATGTTTTTCGTTTTTCGATGATTGCGGTTTTTAATCCTAGTTGGGCTGCTCGAATAGCAGCTACATATCCACCTGGACCTGCTCCAATTACTGTAACGTCAAATTCTTTACTCATTTTATTATATCCTTTAGGTGTGCCAGACAAAGTATCTCGTCTGGCTAATCATAATTAAACTTCTATCAATAGTCTTGTCGGATCTTCAATCAACTCTTTAATTTTAACTAGGAAAAGAACTGCTTCTTTTCCATCAATTATTCTATGATCATATGACAACGCCACATACATCATAGGACGAATTACAATTTGATCATTTACAACAACGGGACGTTTTACTATATTATGTAATCCTAATATTCCAACTTGTGGATAATTAAGAATAGGTGTAGACATCATAGATCCATAAGTGCCTCCATTCGATATAGAGAAAGTGCCACCTTGCATTTCATCCAATGAGATTTTTCCTTCTTTTACTCTTCCGGCTAAACGAACTATTTCGGATTCGATTCCAGCAAAGTTAAGTTGGTCAGCATCGCGAACAATTGGAACTACTAGACCTTTGGGTCCACCAACAGCAATACCAATATCATAATAGTTTTTGTAAACAATATCCGTTTCACGAATTTCAGCGTTAACTGCAGGGTAAGCCTTTAGAGCGGCTACTGCTGCTTTTGTGAAGAAACTCATAAATCCTAGTCCAACATTATGTTGTTCTTTGAATTTATCTTTATATTGACTTCTTAGATTCATTACACCAGACATGTCTATTTCATTAAAGGTAGTGAGAATAGCTGCAGTATGCTGTGCGGTTACCAATCTGTCTGCTACAGCACGTCGCAATCTAGACATAGGAACTATCGTCTCTCTTTCGCTTGGATTACGAGGTGTAACCTTTGCAATAGACACAGTCGTAGTAGGAGTCG
Coding sequences within it:
- a CDS encoding 2-oxoglutarate dehydrogenase E1 component gives rise to the protein MALYADNTELLEEMYANYKANPSSVEKDWQDFFRELDNGVNFGNGVNGKNGTSTSASFFKDTNASNFQEMGLMNLLNAYRRQGHLAANLDPLGILKPDRKFIDQKLANLKPEDLETTVESGIPALGKTKLKNVIDWYEKTYCGSIGSEQYYIVNDEEREWIQNKMESTANSYPLDKNQKLRLFRKLYKADYFEQFLAKKFVGKKRFSLEGGETMIPMLDVVVEEAGRYNMEALIIGMAHRGRLNVLVNTIQKPASLIFAEFEEKIGSETESYADVKYHLGYSNNIKTESGKEVKLSLAFNPSHLEAVNPVVTGSVRARQTLNKDFSREKYMPILIHGDAAFVGQGVVAETLNLMNLEGYTTGGTFHIVINNQIGFTTLPSESRSTLYATDLAKGFQIPIFHVNGDDPEAAFRVVKLAHEFRQKFHKDVIIDLICYRRLGHNEMDEPAFTQPHMYNIIKSHPPTALLYEQALLKEGIVNKEELEAIKEEVGSNLEDSFNETKKKDIKIQVDTMQGVWANLSKEPLDSEPATKLLKSQLNSILKAMTTIPEGFTINPKLVKLLETRRKMGEGDIPVDWGCAELLSFGSILESGFKVRLSGQDSQRGTFTHRHAIMVDINTGEKYSPLAHISKEQAEFEAINASLSEYSVLGFEYGYSLANPAALVIWEAQFGDFANTAQVIFDQFISSSEIKWQRMSGLVVLLPHGYEGQGPEHSSGRLERMLQLCAGNNIQIANCTTPAQYFHLLRRQMLRNYRKPLIIMTPKSLLRLPAAVSNIDELTTGAFKEVLPDISELKSDGVKKILFCSGKIYYDLLDARDKQKLTHVALIRLEQIYPFPELAIKEILKQYNKATEFCWVQEEPHNQGAWFFVRDFFEHILGDKKFRYYGRKKSPSPAAGHVKVHMKEQEAIVKEALS
- the lpdA gene encoding dihydrolipoyl dehydrogenase, producing the protein MSKEFDVTVIGAGPGGYVAAIRAAQLGLKTAIIEKRKTLGGTCLNVGCIPSKALLDSSEEYHKTKHKLADHGINVGEVKLDLKKLLERKDKVVKEVTEGVDYLMKKNKIERFLGHGKLVSNTEIEITSETGIEKIISKHIILATGSTPIEIPGFEIDGKQVVTSDHAINLPNVPKHLIIIGAGVIGLELGSVWSRLGAKVTVVELQSRLFGTADKQMSSYAQRLLEGQGINFMFEHKVTGTEKKKDKVIVNIQDSEGKAKQIDGDVVLLAVGRRPYADNLGAKELGIKFTPRGRIEVNPHNYQTSIPNIYAIGDVIDGPMLAHKAEDEGIALAEIIAGQSGHVNYNAIPWIVYTWPEVAWVGLGEEELQAQGIEYKVGKSMFKPNGRSKAMAETDGQVKVLADKKTDKLLGLYIIGPRASDMIVEAAIAFEFGASAEDLARTCHAHPTLSEVVREAAMAVDKWSIHS
- the odhB gene encoding 2-oxoglutarate dehydrogenase complex dihydrolipoyllysine-residue succinyltransferase — encoded protein: MAVEIKVPEMGESITEATLLNWTKKPGEAVKADEILAELETDKVTMEVRAPAGGVLKEQKKKAGDTVSVREVIGLIEEGATATVSSEAPKPQLSVETKTTPLKTEAPKNETLPPSVRKMTIENNIDPNTISGSGKHGQVTKGDVISHLENKSSTPTTTVSIAKVTPRNPSERETIVPMSRLRRAVADRLVTAQHTAAILTTFNEIDMSGVMNLRSQYKDKFKEQHNVGLGFMSFFTKAAVAALKAYPAVNAEIRETDIVYKNYYDIGIAVGGPKGLVVPIVRDADQLNFAGIESEIVRLAGRVKEGKISLDEMQGGTFSISNGGTYGSMMSTPILNYPQVGILGLHNIVKRPVVVNDQIVIRPMMYVALSYDHRIIDGKEAVLFLVKIKELIEDPTRLLIEV